The Clostridioides sp. ES-S-0010-02 genome window below encodes:
- a CDS encoding PTS fructose transporter subunit EIIC, producing MRILKFLQKHLMTATSYMIPFVVAGGILFALSVTLSGQAAVPETGWLAKLNQIGAAGLALFIPILGGYIAFSMADKPGLAPGMIGAYLAKEVNAGFIGGIIAGFIAGFVVLQLKKIKLAPTMRTLGSIFIYPLLGTLITGGIIVFLIGEPIASFMAWMTNWLNGMSGVSKIPLGGILGGMIASDMGGPINKVAATFAQTQVDTLPYLMGGVGVAICIPPIGLGLATLLFPKKFSKEERDSGKASLLMGCVGITEGAIPFATADPVRVIPCIMAGSIIGNIMAFLLGCLNHAPWGGLIVLPVVDNRLGYIASVLTGAVVVAILMKLVKKDVKEDEEIEEDIDDSIELIFEEL from the coding sequence ATGAGGATTTTAAAGTTTTTACAAAAACATCTTATGACAGCAACATCATATATGATTCCATTTGTAGTTGCTGGGGGAATATTATTTGCTTTATCAGTAACATTAAGTGGACAAGCTGCTGTTCCTGAAACTGGATGGTTAGCTAAACTAAATCAAATTGGTGCTGCAGGTCTAGCTTTATTCATTCCAATATTAGGCGGATATATAGCATTTAGTATGGCAGATAAGCCAGGGCTAGCACCAGGTATGATAGGTGCATATTTAGCAAAAGAAGTAAATGCTGGTTTTATAGGTGGTATTATAGCAGGGTTCATAGCAGGATTTGTTGTATTACAACTGAAGAAAATAAAATTAGCTCCTACAATGAGAACTCTAGGTTCCATATTTATTTATCCTTTGCTTGGTACATTGATTACAGGTGGTATAATTGTATTTTTAATTGGAGAACCTATAGCTTCTTTTATGGCATGGATGACGAACTGGTTAAATGGAATGTCTGGTGTTTCAAAGATTCCTTTAGGGGGTATTTTGGGAGGAATGATAGCTTCTGATATGGGTGGTCCTATAAATAAAGTTGCTGCGACTTTTGCTCAAACACAAGTTGATACACTTCCATACTTAATGGGAGGGGTTGGAGTTGCGATTTGTATACCTCCAATTGGATTAGGGTTAGCAACATTATTATTCCCAAAAAAATTTAGTAAAGAAGAAAGAGATTCAGGAAAAGCATCACTTCTAATGGGATGTGTTGGAATCACGGAAGGAGCTATTCCATTTGCAACAGCGGACCCTGTTAGAGTAATTCCTTGTATTATGGCTGGTTCAATTATTGGAAATATTATGGCTTTTTTACTGGGATGTTTGAATCATGCTCCTTGGGGAGGATTGATAGTACTTCCAGTTGTTGATAACAGGTTGGGTTATATAGCATCTGTACTAACTGGAGCAGTTGTTGTCGCAATATTGATGAAATTAGTAAAGAAAGATGTAAAAGAAGATGAAGAAATTGAAGAAGATATAGATGATTCTATTGAACTAATATTTGAAGAATTATAG
- a CDS encoding PTS sugar transporter subunit IIA, with translation MSKLVNVKCSFKMKADSKEEAITSLVDVVSKEGYLRDKNQFLEDVLKREETLSTYIGHGIGLPHSQSIGVKDSCITIGKLDVPIEWTEEGEKVDLIFLISVTKDNENNLHLKILSKLARLLMHESFRNQIRGADEQTVYNLIKGKIGEED, from the coding sequence ATGAGTAAATTAGTCAATGTAAAATGCTCATTCAAAATGAAAGCAGATTCAAAAGAAGAAGCTATTACATCATTAGTGGATGTAGTATCAAAAGAGGGGTATTTAAGAGATAAAAATCAATTTTTAGAAGATGTTTTAAAGAGAGAGGAGACATTATCAACATATATTGGGCATGGTATAGGTCTACCTCATAGTCAAAGTATAGGGGTCAAAGATTCTTGTATTACAATTGGAAAGCTTGATGTTCCTATTGAATGGACAGAAGAAGGTGAAAAAGTAGACTTGATATTTTTAATATCAGTAACAAAAGATAATGAAAATAATCTTCATTTAAAGATTTTATCAAAACTAGCACGTTTATTGATGCATGAGAGTTTTAGAAATCAAATTAGAGGGGCAGATGAACAAACAGTTTATAATCTTATAAAAGGAAAGATAGGGGAGGAAGATTAA
- a CDS encoding class II D-tagatose-bisphosphate aldolase, non-catalytic subunit: protein MKKLPIKTVVQRLLDLQKEGKSATLLGIGPMSPNLLQASFELAKDDDFPLMFIASRNQVDADELGGGYVNGWNQETFTRDIKKIADEVGFDGLYYLCRDHGGPWQRDKERNDHLPVDKAMELGKKSYLADIEAGFDLLMIDPTKDPFEMGKVIPLDIVLERTVELIEYCEKERKRLNLPEIGYEVGTEETNGGLTSTETYETFITRLKVELEKRDLPMPTFIVGQTGTLTRKTEQVGTFNFKNAYDLAQMAKKYGVGLKEHNGDYLDDVTLLEHIPSQIIATNVAPQYGTEETRAYLKLAEVERKLKEEGLIEKTSNIRHVLLVDAIECGRWRKWVIGEQKNLTTEEIFKDEVLSNEILDIAGHYTFNNDDVKREIEMLYSNLRKNNINGQRFVVDHIKRPLRDYAECYNLKGVTTRILNK from the coding sequence ATGAAAAAATTACCAATAAAAACTGTCGTACAACGATTACTAGACTTACAAAAAGAGGGGAAAAGTGCAACACTTTTAGGGATTGGTCCTATGTCACCTAATTTGTTACAAGCGAGTTTTGAATTAGCAAAGGATGATGATTTTCCTTTAATGTTTATTGCAAGTAGAAATCAAGTAGATGCAGATGAGCTAGGAGGAGGTTATGTAAATGGTTGGAATCAAGAAACATTTACAAGAGATATTAAGAAAATAGCTGATGAAGTGGGATTTGATGGTTTATATTACTTATGCAGAGACCATGGAGGACCATGGCAAAGAGATAAAGAGAGAAATGACCATTTACCTGTTGACAAAGCTATGGAATTAGGAAAAAAATCTTATTTAGCTGATATTGAGGCAGGTTTTGATTTATTAATGATTGACCCTACAAAAGACCCATTTGAAATGGGAAAAGTGATTCCATTGGATATAGTGTTAGAACGAACTGTAGAATTAATTGAATATTGCGAAAAAGAAAGAAAAAGACTTAATTTGCCAGAGATAGGATATGAAGTTGGGACAGAGGAAACAAATGGAGGCTTAACTTCAACTGAGACATATGAAACATTTATAACTAGATTAAAAGTTGAACTTGAAAAGAGAGATTTGCCAATGCCGACATTTATAGTTGGTCAGACAGGTACTCTAACTAGAAAAACAGAACAGGTAGGCACTTTTAACTTTAAGAATGCTTATGATTTAGCTCAAATGGCTAAAAAGTATGGAGTTGGGTTAAAGGAACATAATGGAGATTATTTGGATGATGTGACTTTATTAGAACATATACCATCTCAAATTATTGCGACAAATGTTGCTCCTCAATATGGTACTGAAGAGACTAGAGCATACTTAAAGCTAGCAGAAGTTGAAAGAAAACTAAAGGAAGAAGGATTAATTGAAAAGACTTCAAATATTAGACATGTTCTTCTTGTAGATGCTATTGAATGTGGACGTTGGAGAAAATGGGTGATAGGAGAACAGAAAAATCTAACTACTGAAGAAATCTTTAAGGATGAAGTTTTATCTAATGAAATATTAGATATTGCAGGTCACTATACATTCAATAATGATGATGTTAAAAGAGAGATAGAAATGCTTTATAGTAATTTAAGAAAAAATAACATCAATGGTCAAAGATTTGTTGTAGACCATATTAAGCGTCCTTTACGTGATTATGCAGAATGTTATAATCTAAAAGGTGTAACTACTAGAATTTTAAATAAATAA
- a CDS encoding HAD family hydrolase, translated as MINLIFDVDDTLYNQLTPFYIAYDKVFSSIKNISVKDLYISSRKYSDEVFHLTESGEMPIEKMHVYRIMKAFEELGNPITEKDAQNFQDEYIYQQSQITLIPEMEQVLNFAKEKNINIGIITNGPSSHQRMKLKQLNIEKWVDEENIFISSEVGFSKPDINIFRLAEKFMGLDRANTYYIGDSYKNDVVGAKKAGWKSIWMNHRGNSLEDLIYEPDFVILDYQEMKLLYKRLFKDD; from the coding sequence TTGATTAATTTAATTTTTGATGTAGATGATACTTTATACAATCAGTTAACACCTTTTTATATCGCATATGATAAAGTATTTTCTTCAATAAAGAATATTTCTGTTAAAGATTTATATATCAGTAGCAGAAAGTATAGTGATGAGGTATTTCATTTGACTGAGAGTGGAGAGATGCCAATTGAAAAAATGCATGTGTATAGAATAATGAAAGCTTTTGAAGAGTTAGGAAACCCCATTACAGAAAAAGATGCTCAAAATTTTCAAGATGAGTATATATATCAACAATCACAAATAACTCTAATACCAGAGATGGAGCAAGTTTTGAATTTTGCTAAAGAAAAAAATATTAATATTGGAATTATAACTAATGGACCATCTTCTCATCAAAGAATGAAATTAAAGCAATTAAATATTGAAAAGTGGGTTGATGAAGAGAATATTTTTATTTCTAGTGAAGTTGGCTTTTCTAAGCCAGACATTAATATTTTTAGATTAGCTGAGAAATTTATGGGTTTAGATAGGGCAAATACATATTATATAGGTGACTCTTATAAAAATGATGTAGTAGGTGCTAAAAAAGCTGGATGGAAGAGTATCTGGATGAATCATAGGGGGAATAGTTTAGAAGATTTGATTTATGAGCCTGATTTTGTAATTTTAGATTATCAAGAAATGAAATTGTTATATAAAAGATTATTTAAGGATGATTAA
- a CDS encoding PTS fructose-like transporter subunit IIB, producing the protein MKIVAVTSCPSGVAHTYMSAESLELSAKKFGIEIKVETQGSSGIDNELSIKEIEEATCVILTNDVEIRNMERFKGKKVVRMSVSDIIKKSDALIKKIKDTFQ; encoded by the coding sequence ATGAAAATTGTAGCAGTAACATCTTGTCCTAGTGGAGTGGCCCATACTTATATGTCAGCTGAATCACTTGAATTATCAGCAAAAAAATTTGGTATAGAAATAAAGGTTGAAACTCAAGGAAGCTCTGGAATAGATAATGAGTTGTCAATTAAAGAAATTGAAGAAGCAACTTGTGTAATATTAACTAATGATGTTGAGATTAGAAATATGGAGCGTTTTAAAGGCAAGAAAGTAGTAAGAATGAGTGTGTCTGATATTATTAAAAAATCTGATGCATTAATTAAGAAAATAAAAGATACTTTTCAATAA
- the purE gene encoding 5-(carboxyamino)imidazole ribonucleotide mutase has product MKVAVVMGSKSDYPKLEEGIKLLEKYGIEVVARALSAHRTPEQLSTFLKEIEDDTDVIIAAAGKAAHLPGVIASQTLIPVIGLPIKSSTMDGLDSLLSIVQMPKGIPVATVTIDLGLNAALLALQIMTLKYPKLKEDLKSYREEMAQKVLEDDKNLRG; this is encoded by the coding sequence ATGAAAGTAGCAGTAGTTATGGGTTCAAAATCAGATTATCCAAAATTAGAAGAAGGGATAAAACTGCTTGAAAAATATGGAATAGAAGTTGTAGCAAGAGCATTATCTGCTCATAGAACACCAGAACAACTTTCAACATTCCTAAAAGAAATAGAAGATGATACAGATGTAATAATAGCAGCAGCAGGAAAAGCAGCACATCTACCAGGTGTAATAGCTTCACAAACTCTAATTCCAGTAATAGGATTGCCTATTAAATCATCAACTATGGATGGATTAGACTCACTTTTATCAATAGTTCAAATGCCAAAAGGAATACCAGTTGCAACAGTTACAATAGATTTAGGTTTAAATGCAGCTTTATTGGCATTACAAATAATGACTCTAAAATACCCAAAATTAAAAGAAGATTTGAAATCATATAGAGAAGAAATGGCACAAAAGGTGCTAGAAGACGACAAGAACTTAAGGGGGTAA
- a CDS encoding phosphoribosylaminoimidazolesuccinocarboxamide synthase, with protein MLLYEGKAKQVYSTDNENEYVVYYKDDATAFNGEKKAEISSKGILNNKISTIIFEMLKENNINTHFIKSLSDREMLVKKVEILPLEVIVRNIAAGSICKRVGLEEGVVFDEPIFEISYKNDDYGDPMLNDDYAVAMKLATREELKFLREETLKINELLKTFFLKLNLKLVDFKIEFGKDSEGNIILADEVSPDTCRLWDVNTNEKLDKDRFRRDLGDLVEGYMEVLSRMNNK; from the coding sequence ATGTTATTATATGAAGGAAAAGCAAAACAAGTATATTCTACAGATAATGAAAACGAATATGTTGTTTATTATAAAGATGATGCAACAGCATTTAATGGAGAAAAAAAAGCAGAAATATCTTCAAAAGGTATACTAAATAATAAAATATCAACAATAATCTTTGAAATGTTAAAAGAAAATAATATAAATACACACTTTATAAAAAGTTTATCAGACAGAGAAATGCTAGTTAAGAAAGTAGAAATTTTACCATTAGAAGTGATAGTAAGAAATATTGCTGCTGGTTCTATCTGCAAAAGAGTTGGTCTTGAAGAAGGTGTAGTTTTCGATGAGCCAATCTTTGAAATAAGCTATAAAAACGATGATTATGGTGACCCAATGCTAAATGACGATTATGCAGTGGCAATGAAATTAGCAACTAGAGAAGAATTGAAATTCTTAAGAGAAGAAACTCTAAAAATAAATGAATTGCTAAAAACATTCTTCTTAAAATTAAACCTAAAGTTAGTTGACTTTAAAATAGAATTTGGTAAAGATTCAGAAGGAAACATAATATTGGCAGATGAAGTATCACCAGACACTTGTAGACTTTGGGATGTAAACACAAATGAAAAATTAGACAAAGACAGATTTAGAAGAGACCTTGGAGATCTTGTAGAAGGTTATATGGAAGTACTTTCGAGAATGAATAATAAATAG